In Pseudomonas lutea, the genomic stretch AATAATGTTGGCGATTCATGTCCAGCGAAGGAGGTGGAACATGCACGATCAATTCGACCTGAAGCGCTTTGTCGATGCGCAGGCATCGACCTACGAGCGCGCATTGAAGGAGCTGCAATCCGGGCGCAAACAGTCGCACTGGATGTGGTTCGTTTTTCCACAACTGACCGGTCTCGGCCACAGCGACATGGCCCGGCGTTACGGGATCAGCGGGCGCGAAGAGGCAATCGCCTACTTGCGGCATCCACTGCTGGGCGAGCGGTTGGCGCGCTGTTGCGCAGCCTTGCTTGAGTGGAAGGATCGCAGCGCTGCCCACATCATGGGGTCGCCGGATGACATGAAGCTGCGCTCAAGCATGACGCTGTTTGCAGCGGTCGCACCCGAGCAACCGGTTTTCCGGGACGTGCTTGAGGTGTTTTTCAAGGGTCAGGCGGATGAGTTGACGCTGTCGAAGCTTGGCTGAATATCTTACAGCGGCTCGCCCGGATCAGTGCTGACGGCGAGATCTGACGGGCCTGCGGATCAACGGATGTACCGCGGTCAAGACAGGCCCTGCGGATTATCGGATTCAACGCAGTCCAATCGTAGAAGCGCGCTTGCCCGCGAATGCAGTGGCAGGTGCGCTGAAGATTTGGCGAATGTACTGGCCTCTTCGCGGGCAAGCGCGCTCCTACAATGGACCGCGTCTCGACCCTGCCAACAGGCTTCCGGAATTCGCCCGAACGACGCTG encodes the following:
- a CDS encoding DUF1810 domain-containing protein, which codes for MHDQFDLKRFVDAQASTYERALKELQSGRKQSHWMWFVFPQLTGLGHSDMARRYGISGREEAIAYLRHPLLGERLARCCAALLEWKDRSAAHIMGSPDDMKLRSSMTLFAAVAPEQPVFRDVLEVFFKGQADELTLSKLG